The Salvia splendens isolate huo1 chromosome 20, SspV2, whole genome shotgun sequence nucleotide sequence ttCATTACTAATTAAGAATTTATTAGAGTTTATTTAGTTCGATGGTAGTAGATTTAATATGGAATAAGTCAAGTTGAACTTTTCTATGATTAAATTagtattgaattttatattataattaatttgtttacttaGATTATATCTAagataattattataaaaatgctTGGTTGAATGGATTAAAATTTTACATTCAATTAATTTGAACTTATTcattataataattttgttagcaatttaatttttaattaattattcaattagataaaatattaaatgaaataaaatattaactaaggtttatttaattattgagaatcagaaaatgataaaaataagaataaaaacaTTTGAAAAGAATAACGCCATTAATATTATTAAGCAATAGATATCATTATTCTCGGTAATCACGAATCAATTAATTACGAAGCAATCCAACTATGTTATTGATCAATTTCAGTaatgtaaaaattcaaaatagcTTTCCATCACTGATTATAAATTGATTATAATCAGTAATGTTATTGTTCATTCCCCTTTAGTTGTGAGTAATCGAAGCAAGGCCGACCTTCTTTTCtccttatttttcatttttgaaattttgatggAAAGAATCTGCTTTGTAAATCAGTATATATAGAGATTTATTTAGTTTCATACTAATTCATACCTTTTCTTATATAACTGAGCAATTCATACGTTTCAACTTGTATTTTAGTAGACCATCAATTCATACTCGTTTATATTATTCGTATGGCCATTGTtgacaatttaattaattttctcttTGACTGCACAGCTTTGTAATAATTTCATTACTCTAATATATTCAAAATAGAGGAATACATTGGGTCGTCCCAAAGCAAAAACTTTACAAAATGCTATTTCTCAAAACAAGTAAATGTCATTACGTGTGACAATTGTTTGTAatataattatttccccacatttaTACGACTTGTAATTACTGCCAAACTTATAGTCTGACTCTTTTTTCAAAccctaaatttataaatattcaaattcatatctcatatttcataaatattaaaaataaggTCAAAACTCACCTTATATATAGTTATAGAtgagattaaataaaaatataaagttaTCAATAgagtttataaaattaaatgaatgaTCATGAGATTAATATGAGTTGCATTTGCTTGGTGAGATGCTTCTCGGCAATAGCCGAACGagaagaaaatggtcaaaaGGGCAAAAGGATATGGAGTGACCGGAACATTAAGGTGGTAAAATGGCTTATGCTCGTGAAAACGCCTAAAGCCCTCCACTACCTTCACTACCTTACCGTTTTCTACGATACCATTATTTAGGGTACTCAAAGAAATGTGTACTATCTTGTGGGGCAAGCTATAGCATTATTTAaggaaaaattctttttttggtaaagcatgtaaatggaattccattttaatgaagagctTTAGTTGTATTCCaactcagggagtgacgcacaaccgttatgcgtcgttaattgAGAAACGCATAACCATCATGCGTCGTTATTTAATGACGCATAAGCATCATGCGTCTTTTATTagtgacgcataatgcttatgcgtctttggctAGTGACGCATAACGCTTATGCGTCTTCCGGTGGGTTTTAAAACAGGCAGAGAAGGAAAAATACTTCGCAGCACAGACAGAAAGCCGCGACCCAAGCGACGATTCCCAGCAGATTCCGACGATTACCAGCAATTTCCGGCGAATTTCCACCATTTTGCAACCatattccggtaattgttcttaaatttggctaaatacatcatttattgcttaatttgtgcaggttttccgtaatttagcaaaattagggtttatgatgaaattgatggatttttgatcgatttttgttgttttgtttccTATACTTAGGGATTATGATGAAATTAGgggttatgatgaaattgatggaatttttggtcgattttccgtaatttgtgtatttcatatgcatattatttagaattgttgagtttttatgaaaaaaattgaatcttgggtgaatgttttgaagtagatggcatctgcaagttccgaacaacaattatgttatggacctgaggatccatcatTACTATTTCATTAAAACGAAcacatttcagcctcattgttgGCAAATGGCACAGCAAATGTGTTGAGAGttcgtaggacggagagtaaggttTGGGCAGTGCCAATACATGAAAATGAGATGTATTGGCTTGATGTATGGGGGTTCAGAGGCGTGGTTGAATGTGGAAGGccgatgaggatggacaatgagcTTATAACTGCCTTGGTCGAGCGCTAAAGGCCTGAGacacactgtttccaccttccagttggTGAAGTTACCGtaaccttacaggatgtgcaaagcctgtggggtttgagagcagacggtcGTGTTTTCACTGGCCGTGACTACCCTGTTGGATATGAAGATTGGCCCAGCAAGTGTAGAGATGTGTTGGAATGGATACCTGACGCAGAAACAGAAACGAAGCACGGTGGTTTGTTGATGACATCTCTGATCCACCAAGCGACGATGCCGTTGGGTGATGGGCTGCATGATTATGCATACATCCAAAGAGCACGTATACATGCTCTAATCTTGTTAAGGGGGCTTATTTTACCGGACACCACAGGGTGCAAGGTCCCCTTTATGTGGTTAAATGCCTTTGACGATCCGGAAGAAGTGGCTAATATCAATTGGGGTAGTGCTGCTTTAGCATATctgtatcattatttgtgcgaGGCTTCAGTAGGCAGGCAAAGAAGAGATGTGGGTGGACCTATGGTTCTCTTGCAActgtgggcgtgggaaagaatgcctacaTTGAGGCCAGCCTTCTTGATATCGCTTATGTACACGCCGTATACCCCGTGCGGAGCTAAGTAATGTATTTTTTACATTAACTCACTTAATTAAGTATTTTTTCGGTAACTTattttgacattaatattatgtataggtggcacggagttactgaaattggaaatgctcCCCGACATTCAGTAGCTCATTATCGTGATCAATTATCAC carries:
- the LOC121781588 gene encoding serine/threonine-protein phosphatase 7 long form homolog yields the protein MYWLDVWGFRGVVECGRPMRMDNELITALDVQSLWGLRADGRVFTGRDYPVGYEDWPSKCRDVLEWIPDAETETKHGGLLMTSLIHQATMPLGDGLHDYAYIQRARIHALILLRGLILPDTTGCKVPFMWLNAFDDPEEVANINWGSAALAYLYHYLCEASVGRQRRDVGGPMVLLQLWAWERMPTLRPAFLISLMYTPYTPCGAK